The Collimonas fungivorans Ter331 genome has a segment encoding these proteins:
- a CDS encoding copper chaperone PCu(A)C, producing the protein MSLRSVSLFVCALAVSVSAYAHEYDLGSLHIGHPYARATAPGQPSGGAFLSIENKGKEADKLIGVSSPAAKSAEIHTMSMDGNVMKMREVGEIELAPASTVNMIPGNGYHIMLIGLTQPLKAGDKFPLTLTFQKAGKVEVSVHVTDLSGKAADASHQH; encoded by the coding sequence ATGTCTTTACGTTCCGTTTCCCTGTTTGTCTGCGCCCTCGCCGTCAGCGTTTCCGCCTATGCACATGAATACGATCTCGGCAGCCTGCACATCGGCCATCCTTATGCCCGCGCCACGGCGCCAGGCCAGCCAAGCGGCGGCGCATTCTTGAGTATCGAAAACAAAGGCAAGGAAGCGGACAAACTGATCGGCGTCAGCTCGCCGGCCGCCAAAAGCGCCGAGATCCACACCATGTCCATGGATGGCAATGTCATGAAAATGCGCGAAGTCGGCGAGATTGAACTGGCGCCGGCAAGCACCGTCAACATGATCCCTGGCAACGGTTATCACATCATGCTGATCGGCCTGACCCAGCCATTGAAGGCCGGCGACAAATTCCCGCTGACGCTGACTTTCCAAAAAGCCGGCAAAGTCGAAGTGTCGGTACACGTCACCGACCTCAGCGGCAAGGCAGCCGACGCATCGCACCAGCACTGA
- the rfaE2 gene encoding D-glycero-beta-D-manno-heptose 1-phosphate adenylyltransferase, whose protein sequence is MPKFETKLCTRAELKSRVAALPQPVVLTNGVFDILHRGHVTYLAQAREQGAALVVAVNTDASVKRLGKGDDRPINTCADRMAVLAALEAVSLVVEFDEDTALEVVQEAQPGVYVKGGDYQMDAIPEGQAVLAYGGQVVAIPFAHDRSTSKLLDKVRQGS, encoded by the coding sequence ATGCCTAAATTTGAAACCAAACTGTGTACCCGCGCCGAATTGAAATCCCGCGTGGCTGCCTTGCCGCAGCCGGTGGTGTTGACCAACGGTGTATTCGATATCCTGCACCGTGGTCACGTCACCTACCTGGCGCAGGCGCGCGAGCAGGGCGCTGCACTGGTGGTGGCGGTGAATACCGACGCCTCGGTCAAGCGCCTGGGCAAGGGCGACGACCGGCCGATCAATACCTGCGCCGACCGCATGGCCGTTTTGGCGGCGCTGGAAGCCGTCAGCCTGGTGGTTGAATTTGATGAAGACACTGCCTTGGAAGTGGTGCAGGAAGCGCAGCCGGGAGTGTATGTCAAAGGCGGCGATTACCAGATGGATGCGATTCCGGAAGGCCAGGCGGTACTGGCATATGGCGGGCAGGTAGTGGCGATCCCGTTTGCACATGACCGTTCGACCAGCAAATTGCTGGACAAGGTGCGTCAAGGCTCTTGA
- a CDS encoding PhaM family polyhydroxyalkanoate granule multifunctional regulatory protein yields MSRSSIPGADAMQDSLEFIKKMWGGMGVPGMVVPTLSVEEINKKISDLKAVESWLNLNLNMLRTTIQALEVQSGTISALQAMASVNQAGTERQGDSDAEPNASAWASAAGFPFSFMNPAQDSAAPPASAQAAQPATETEKPPAPSSAAEPSLGNSNAWWDLLQNQFKQAVNSVAAAENMVMPAKTAAKVKPAAKSGSKASGAASKPPAKKNGAAAGGKAAPRASKAKIVSK; encoded by the coding sequence ATGAGCCGTTCTAGTATTCCAGGAGCCGACGCAATGCAGGATAGTCTCGAATTCATCAAGAAAATGTGGGGCGGCATGGGTGTGCCGGGCATGGTTGTTCCTACCTTGTCGGTAGAGGAAATCAACAAGAAGATCAGCGATCTGAAAGCCGTGGAGTCGTGGCTGAATCTCAATCTCAACATGCTGCGCACCACGATACAGGCGCTTGAAGTGCAGAGCGGGACCATTTCCGCGCTGCAGGCAATGGCCTCAGTCAACCAGGCCGGCACGGAGCGGCAAGGCGACAGCGATGCCGAGCCGAATGCAAGTGCGTGGGCCAGTGCGGCCGGTTTTCCGTTTTCATTCATGAACCCGGCGCAGGATTCGGCGGCCCCGCCGGCGTCGGCGCAAGCTGCGCAGCCGGCAACCGAAACTGAAAAACCGCCGGCGCCAAGCAGCGCGGCCGAACCTTCGCTGGGCAATTCCAACGCCTGGTGGGATTTGCTGCAGAACCAGTTCAAACAAGCCGTCAATAGCGTAGCCGCGGCAGAAAACATGGTGATGCCGGCCAAGACCGCAGCGAAGGTGAAGCCGGCAGCTAAATCGGGCAGCAAGGCAAGCGGCGCGGCATCGAAGCCCCCGGCCAAGAAAAATGGTGCGGCTGCCGGCGGCAAGGCGGCTCCGCGCGCTAGCAAAGCCAAGATTGTTTCAAAATAA
- a CDS encoding branched-chain amino acid ABC transporter substrate-binding protein: MQLPIHHTASLALACTLALGNVAWAAPGDLPPIRLGMIEGMSGPFANAGEAVERNIRFAVEQVNARGGVRLPDGKHLLSLTVFDNKQGVEDALLQLKQLTDQKIPFVLEGNSSAVAGALVEAINKHNVRSPDNRVLFLNYSAVDPVLTNEKCSFWHFRFDANADMRMQALVDVIKSDGKAKSVYLIGQDYSFGQQVAKAARRQLQAARPDIRIVGDELHPIGKVKDFAPYIAKIRASGADTVITGNWGNDLTLLVKAAKEAGLRLKFYTFYGNSLGAPAAIGEAGVGTVRAVAEWHPNAVDGNAASDAFYRSFRQRYPQPKDDYLFLRMDVMIDMLAAAIEKAGSTDAIAVARALEGARYKSKFHEASMRASDHQLIQPLYVAVMQRLADGGIRFDNEGSGYGFKTERYLAPAATAAASTCRMQRP; the protein is encoded by the coding sequence ATGCAGCTCCCGATACATCATACCGCCAGTCTCGCGCTGGCATGCACGCTGGCCCTGGGTAACGTGGCGTGGGCCGCGCCTGGCGACTTGCCGCCGATCCGGCTGGGCATGATCGAAGGCATGTCCGGCCCTTTCGCCAATGCCGGCGAAGCGGTGGAGCGCAACATCCGCTTTGCGGTGGAGCAGGTCAACGCCCGCGGCGGTGTGCGTTTGCCGGATGGCAAACATTTACTGAGCCTGACCGTCTTTGATAACAAGCAAGGGGTGGAAGACGCGTTATTGCAGCTGAAGCAACTGACCGATCAGAAAATCCCTTTTGTGCTGGAAGGCAATAGCTCCGCGGTTGCCGGCGCGCTGGTGGAAGCAATCAACAAACATAACGTCCGGTCCCCGGATAATCGGGTGCTGTTCCTCAACTACTCGGCGGTCGATCCGGTATTGACCAACGAAAAATGCAGCTTCTGGCATTTTCGTTTTGACGCCAATGCCGACATGCGCATGCAGGCGCTGGTGGATGTCATCAAAAGCGACGGCAAGGCAAAAAGCGTTTACCTGATCGGCCAGGACTACAGTTTTGGCCAGCAGGTCGCCAAGGCTGCGCGGCGGCAGCTGCAGGCGGCGCGGCCGGATATCCGGATCGTCGGCGACGAATTGCACCCGATCGGCAAGGTCAAGGATTTTGCGCCCTATATCGCCAAGATCCGCGCCAGCGGCGCCGATACGGTGATTACCGGCAACTGGGGCAACGACTTGACCCTGCTGGTGAAAGCGGCCAAGGAAGCGGGTCTGCGCCTGAAGTTCTATACCTTTTATGGCAACAGCCTGGGGGCGCCGGCGGCAATCGGCGAGGCTGGAGTGGGCACGGTGCGCGCGGTGGCCGAGTGGCATCCGAACGCGGTCGACGGCAATGCCGCCAGCGATGCCTTCTATCGCAGTTTCCGCCAGCGTTATCCGCAGCCGAAAGATGACTATCTGTTTTTGCGGATGGATGTCATGATCGACATGCTGGCGGCCGCTATCGAGAAAGCCGGGAGCACAGACGCGATCGCCGTGGCGCGGGCGCTGGAAGGCGCCCGGTACAAGAGCAAGTTCCATGAAGCCAGCATGCGCGCCAGCGATCACCAGCTGATACAGCCCTTGTACGTGGCCGTGATGCAAAGGCTTGCCGACGGCGGCATCCGGTTTGATAATGAAGGCAGCGGCTACGGCTTCAAGACCGAACGTTATCTGGCGCCGGCGGCAACGGCGGCGGCCAGTACTTGCCGGATGCAGCGTCCCTAG
- a CDS encoding ferritin, which translates to MLYPELFKSLEQVRWNMETDIPWDKFDATQLSDEQAQTIRMNAITEWSALPATEMFLRDNHGDSDFCAFMSVWFFEEQKHSLVLMEYLRRFRPELVPTEAELDKVRFEFDPAPPLETLMMHFCGEIRLNHWYRCASDWHTEPVIKQIYKIISQDEARHGGAYLRYMKKALSEVGDSASAAFAKIGVLMASARRTEKPLHPTNLHVNQALFPNDTVQSRLPDPEWLERWLDDQIKFDGVWEKKVVDRILHNMSLLFERTFDTVQELNRYRKEVVARLATLTPAPAV; encoded by the coding sequence ATGCTGTATCCAGAACTGTTTAAATCGCTTGAACAAGTCCGCTGGAACATGGAGACCGATATTCCATGGGACAAGTTTGACGCCACCCAGCTGTCCGACGAACAAGCTCAAACTATTCGCATGAATGCGATTACGGAATGGTCGGCGCTGCCTGCAACCGAAATGTTCTTGCGTGATAACCACGGCGACAGCGATTTTTGCGCGTTCATGTCGGTATGGTTTTTTGAAGAGCAAAAGCATTCCCTGGTGCTGATGGAATACCTGCGCCGTTTCCGGCCTGAGCTGGTGCCTACCGAAGCCGAGCTGGACAAAGTGCGTTTCGAATTCGATCCGGCGCCGCCGCTGGAAACCCTGATGATGCATTTCTGCGGCGAGATCCGCCTCAACCACTGGTACCGCTGCGCTTCCGACTGGCACACCGAGCCTGTGATCAAGCAGATCTACAAGATCATCAGCCAGGACGAAGCGCGCCACGGCGGCGCTTACCTGCGCTACATGAAGAAGGCCTTGTCTGAAGTAGGCGACAGCGCGTCTGCCGCATTCGCCAAGATCGGTGTCTTGATGGCGTCGGCCCGCCGCACCGAAAAACCGCTGCACCCGACCAACCTGCACGTGAACCAGGCGCTGTTCCCGAACGATACGGTGCAGAGCCGCCTGCCCGATCCGGAATGGCTGGAGCGCTGGCTGGACGACCAGATCAAGTTCGACGGCGTCTGGGAAAAGAAAGTGGTCGATCGTATTTTGCACAACATGTCTTTGCTGTTCGAACGCACCTTTGATACGGTGCAGGAACTGAACCGCTATCGCAAGGAAGTTGTGGCCCGCCTGGCCACGCTGACGCCAGCCCCGGCAGTCTGA